The Saccharothrix violaceirubra genome segment ACCTCGTCCCGCGAGAGCCGTTCCACCTCGAACCGGCGCACGTGCGGCAGCCGGGCGAGTTCGGCCAGCAGGCTCACCGGCTCGGCACGCTCGTCGGACCGGTAGGTCACCACGAACACCGACCCCGGGACGGAACGCTGGTTGCGCACCAGGAAGTCCAGCAACGCCCGACCGGCCGGGTCCAGCCAGTGCGCGTCCTCCACGACGAGCACGACGGGACGCCGTTCGGCCAGGCGTGCCAACAGGATCAGCACACCCTCGAACAGCCGGGGCCGTGCGTCGTCGGCGAACGGGACCCCGTCGCGCAGGGGCGCCAGGGCGGCGTCGTCGACACCGCGCAACGCCGCGACGAACGGCGCGTACGGCAGTCCGGGCGGGGCCACGCAGCCGCCGACCAGTGCCGTCACGTCGTGCGTCGCCAGGAACTCGGCGACCAGCCGGGATTTGCCGACCCCGGCCTCACCGCCGACGAGCACCGTCGCGGGCGCGGCGTGGACCGCGCCCGCGAGGTGCTCCACCTCGGTCGTCCGTCCGACCAGTACCGGGCTCGTCATGTCGAGCCGCGACAGTAGTCGGCGCTCAGCCTCCCGTGCGGCGGAATGCGACCCGCCGGGGCACGTGGGACGAGCGCAGCGTCCGACCGGGGAGCGCGGTCACGGCTTCGGACTTGCCTTTGCCGCGCCGCTCGCGCCGGTTGGGCACGGGCTGGTTCTCGGGATTGTCGTCGCGCATGGTGGGCATGTGCGCCTCCTCGAAATGGGTCGAGGGCATACAGAGGTCACGACGGGACGAAGCCGTCGTTCAAGCCGCTAAGGCCACCGTGAAGGAGCGCGACCGGATCACCGGGCGTCGCGCGAAGAAGAGGAGAACCCTCAGATCTGGAACATGCCGACGACGCTACCGCGCCCGTCGGCGGTTGCCAACCGATTATCCGTCTAGCCCTCGATGATCTCCACGACCTCGCCGTCGATCACCAGCGGCTGGTCGAAATCGGCCCGCTCACTGAAGAAGCGGTGCGCGAACGCGCCGACGGCCCGCGTGGTCACCGCGTCGAACCCGCCGCCGATCACCCCGCCGACCAGGGGCACGCCCTTGGCCAGGGTGATGCTCGCCCGGCTGGTGCCGTACTTGGCCAGGAGTGTGAACCCGACCCGCTTGTTGATCTCCCGGATGAGGTGCGCCGGAACCCGCTCGATCAGGTTCATGGTCAGTTTCGCGCCGACCCGGATGCCCGCCTTCTTCAGCAGCTCCGTCCCGGCGTTGCCCAGCAGGCACACCAGGATCGCGGTGCGCACCTCGTCGCTTTCCAGGTCGTGCCCGCGCACCGCGGCGATCGACGCGATCAGGTGCGTCTGCACGAGGTAGGCGGCGGCGATGTTGGCGGGCAGCGTGACCGGCAGCGTGATCAACCCGCCCAGGTTGGTCGCGAACCCCTGCACGCCGGCCGCCGCCACGTGCCGCCGGATGAGGTACCGGACGGCCTCGTCGCGCGACAGCCCACGCCCCAGCGCCTCCGCGGCCATCGCCTGGGCGCTCTTGAACGGCCCGAAGCCCTCGATGCCGACCCGCAGCAGGTTCTCGATCGCACCCTGCCCGACGCGGGCCAGACCACGCTCCTCCACCATGACGCGAGCCTACGCCGCTAGGCGGGCAGCGGGTCGTCCTGCGGCGCGGCCACCACCTTGCGACTGCGCCGGTTGCGCTTCTCCAGCGTCGTCGCCAACCAGGTCAGCAGCAGGCACATCGCGATGTACAGCGCCGCGACCGAGATCGTGATCGGCACCAGCGGCCGGCCGAACTGGAAGTCGCCGCCCAGGTAGCGGGCGTAGTAGAGCAGTTCCTCGTAGGTGATCAGGAAGCCCAGCGCGGTGTCCTTGAGCAGCACGACGAGCTGGCTCACGATCGCGGGCAGCATCACGCGCAGCGCCTGCGGCAGCAGCACCAGGCGCATGACCTGACTCTTGGCCATGCCCAGCGCGTACGCGGCCTCGCTCTGCCCGCGCGGCAGCGACAGCACGCCCGCGCGGAACACCTCGGCCAGGACCGCGCCGTTGTACAGCGTCAGCCCGAGCACCACCGAGAAGAACGGCGCGCCCAGCGCCAGGCCGTAGTGGAACATGAAGATCAGCACGACCAGCGGCACGGCGCGGAAGAACTCCACGACCACGGTGGCGGGCACGCGGATCACGGCGTGGTCGGACAGCCGGGCCATCGCGAACACCGCGCCGAACAGCAGCGCGAGCACGGCACCTGCGCCGAACGCCTTGAGCGTGTTGAGCAGGGCGGCCAGCAGGTCCGTCTGGATCTTGGTGTACTCGATCCAGGTCCACTTGGAGCCGCTGAACTGGCCGCTGACCGCGAAGCGGTAGGCGACGAACGCGAGGACGGCCACGACGGCGAGCGCCCCGACGACGCCGTACACGCGGTGGCGGACGCGGGCCCTGGGCCCGGGAACGTCGAACAGGACCGAACTCATCGCGCGATGCTCCAGCGCTTCTCCAGGCTGCGTTGCAGCAGGGTCATGGGGATCACCAGCACGACGAAGAACAGCGCGACCCAGGCCAGGCCGACGAGCTGGTCCTCACCGCGCTCGGCCAGGTTCAGGCTGATCGAGCCCGCCTGGAACACCGAGAAGCCGGCCGCGATGGTGGTGTTCTTGAGCAGCGCGTTCAGCGTGCTGACCATCGGCGGCACGACCGCGCGCAGCGCCTGCGGCAGCACGACCGAGCCGAGCATCTGGCCGAACGTCAGGCCCAGCGCCCGGGACGCCTCGGCCTGGCCGACCGGCACGGTGTTGATGCCCGCGCGCATGACCTCGCACACGAACGCGGCCGTGTACAGGGTCAGGGCGATCACCGCGGCCACGAAGTAGTAGCTGCCGAAGTCCCGGGTGTTCACGATCCCCAGCAGCGGGAACGCGAACGCGAAGAAGAAGAACACCAGCGTCAGCGGCGTGTTGCGGACGATGGTCACGTACGTGGCGCCGGCCGCGCGCAGCACCGGGACCGGCGAGACCCGCAGCATGGCCAGCACCACGCCGAGCACCAGGGCGCCGGTCCCGGACAGCAGGAACAGCTCGACGGTGTCGAGGAAGCCGGGACCGTACAGGTCGAGGTTGTCGAGCAGGACGTCCATTCGCTTCCTCGATCAGTGGGGACGGTGCGCGACCGGCCACCCCCGGCGGCCGGTCGCGGTCGTGATCAGCGGTTCGGGACGGACCTCAGTAGCGGTCGATGACCGGCTTGTCGGCCGAGCTGCCCGACTTGCCGAGCGTGGCGTCGTAGATCTGCTGCCACGCGCTGCCCGAGATGGCCTCGTCCAGGATGTCGTTGATCTTGGTGCGCAGCGCCTTGTCGTCCTTGGCCAGGCCGACGCCGTAGGGCTCCTTGGTGAACGGCTTGCCCACCACGCGGAACTTGTCCGGCTCCAGCGAGGCGTAGCCCTTGAGGATGGCGTCGTCCGTGGTCACGGCGTCGACGGCACCCTGGTCGAGCTGCTGGACGCACTGCGAGTAGTTCTGGAACTCGAGGATGTTCTCGGGCTCGGTCAGCGCGTTGGTCTTGACGTACTGGATCGGCGTCGAGCCGGTCACCGAGCAGACCTTCTTGCCCTTGAGCGTGTCCGGCCCCTTGATCGAGTCGTCACCCTTGCGGACCAGCAGGTCCTGGCCGGCGGTGAAGTACGGACCGGCGAACCCGATCTGCTCCTTGCGCTTGGCGTTGATCGTGTAGGTGCCGACGTAGTAGTCCACGTCGCCGTTGATCAGCGCCTGCTCGCGGCCCGCCGAGGCGATGGCCTTGTACTCGATCTTGTCCTCGGTGAAGCCCAGCTTGGCCGCGATCAGCTTCGCGATCTCGATGTCGAAGCCGGTGAACTTGCCGGTCTTGGAGTCCTTCAGGCCCAGACCCGGCTGGTCCTCCTTGACCCCGATGATCACCTTGCCGCGAGACTTGATCTTGTCGAACGTCGGTGAACCCTCGACCTTCACGTCCTGCGCGACGGCCTGGGTGGGCGCCGGGGTGCCCTCACCCGGTGAGCCCTCCTTGCCGCAGGCGGTCAGGGCCAGACCGCTCGCCAACAGCGCAACCGCAAGGGTGCGAACCCTCATCGTCGTTTCTCCTGCTCTTCTTGGGTCGAGCGACGCCGGGCGCGCCGCGGTCGATCGACGTCAGTGCGTCAGGATCTTGCCAAGGAAGTCCTTCGCGCGGTTGGACTTCGGCGAGGAGAAGAACTCCTCCGGCTTCGCGTCCTCGACGATCTCGCCGTCCGCCATGAAGACCACCCGGTCGGCCGCCTTCCGGGCGAAGCCCATCTCGTGCGTCACGACGAGCATGGTCATGCCCTCCTTCGCGAGGGTGGTCATGACGTCGAGCACCTCCTGGACCATCTCCGGGTCCAGCGCCGAGGTCGGCTCGTCGAACAGCATCACCTTGGGCCGCATGGCCAGCGCGCGGGCGATCGCGGCGCGCTGCTGCTGACCGCCGGAGAGCTGGGCCGGGAACTTCTCGGCCTGGTTGGCGATGCCGACCCGTTCCAGCAGCTCCATGGCGGTCTTGCGGGCCTCGGCGGCGGGCAGCCGGCGCACCTTGACCGGCGCGAGCATGACGTTGTCGACGATGCTCTTGTGCGCGAACAGGTTGAACGACTGGAAGACCATCCCGACCTCGGCGCGCAGCTTCGCCAGCGCCCGGCCCTCGGCGGGCAGCGGCCGGCCGTCGACCTCGATCTGCCCGCGGTCGACCGGTTCGAGGCGGTTGATCGTGCGGCACAGCGTCGACTTGCCCGACCCGGAGGGACCGAGGACGACGACGACCTGACCCTTCGGCACCTCGAGGTGCACGTCCTTGAGAACATGCAGGTGGCCGAAGAACTTGTCCACGCCCGCGATCCGGATCATCGGCGGAACGGCGGTGGTCATCGAATCCTCCAGCTGGGGGTTCTCGAGCGTTGGCGGAAACCTAGGTGTGCCCGACCACACCAGTCCAGGCGGTTGAGCAAGACTTAGGGTCTCAACTCTGTCACAGGCGGCGACGAGAATCGGGAGGACGGGCCGTGCGCGTACTGCTGGTCGAGGACGACGACCGGGTCGCGGAGGCGCTGGTCCCGGCGTTGACCCGGCGGGGTTTCACCGTCGTCCGCCAGGCGACCGGACGGGGGACACTCGATAGGTTGGCCGGGATCGACGTGGTGCTGCTGGACCTGGGACTGCCCGACATGGACGGCGTGACGCTGTGCCGCCACATCCGGGCCGCCAGCGACGTGGCCATCATCGTGGTGTCCGCGCGCGGCGAGATCGACGACCGCATCCTCGGCCTGCACGCGGGCGCGGACGACTACCTGGTCAAACCTTACGACGTGGGCGAACTCGTGGCGAGGGTGCATGCGGTGCGCAGACGGCGCGGCGACCCGGTCTCCACGGCAACGGCCGTGTTCGAGGTCGCGGACGTGCGGCTCGACCTGGCCCGGCACGAGGTTACCGTCGGCGGCGAACCGGTGGCGTTGTCACGCAAGGAGTTCCAGGTGTTCGCGCTGGTCGTGGCCGCCGGCGGCGCGGTGTGCACGCGCGAGCGCATCATCGCCGAGGTGTGGGGCCGGTCGTGGGCCGGCGCCAACCGGACGCTGGACGTGCACGTGGCGACGTTGCGCACCAAGCTCGGCCGACCGGCGCTGCTGGAAACCGTGCGCGGGGTCGGGTACCGGCTGAACGCGGACGGACCGTGACGTGCGGTCGCGACTGCTGGGCATCGTGCTGGCGCTGGTCGTGCTGCTGCTGGTCGGACTCGGCCTGCCGCTGGGCCGGGGCATCGCCGCCGCCGCGCAGCAGGAGCTGTTCCTCGACCGGCTGACCGACACGAACCGGTTCGCCTCGCTGGCCCAGCGACCGCTGGTCGACGGCCAACCCTCGGCGATCACCGAGGAACTGCGCCGTTACCAGGAGGTGTACGGCATCCGGGTGGCGCTGGTCGACCAGGACCGACGGGTGCTCGCGTCGTCCGCGGACGTCCAGGTCTCGGGCGACGTGTCGGCCCGCGTCGACGTGGCGCTGGCCGGGCGCGAGCCGACCGAGCCCGACCTGGTGCTGCCGTGGGACGACACCGAACTCGTGCTGGCCGAACCGGTGCTGGTCGACGGCGACGTGCGCGGCGCGGTGGTCACCCTGTCGCCGACCGGCAAGACCCGGCGCGCGGTCGTGTTCTGGTGGCTGGTGCTGCTGGCCGGGAGCCTGTTGGCGCTGGCCGTCGCGGTGTTCGCCGCGCTGCCGCTGGTGCGGTGGACGCTGCGGCCGGTGCGCGCGCTCGACGACGCGACCGGGACGCTGCTGGCCGCCGTGGTGTCGGGCCGGCCGGTGCCGCCCGTGGACTCCTCGTCGGGACCGCCCGAGCTGCGACAGCTCGCGCGGTCGTTCGACCAGATGGCCGCCAACGTCTCCGACGTGCTCGCCGCGCAGCGCGCGTTCGTGGCCGACGCGTCGCACCAGCTGCGCAACCCGCTGACCGCCCTGCGCCTTCGACTGTCCAATTTGGATGGACAGGTGTCCGGTGACGCCCTGACGCACCAGGTCGCGGCGCTGGACGAGGCGGACCGACTCAACCGCATCCTCGACGAACTGCTCGCCCTGGCCCGCGCGGGCGCCGCGTCGGTGGACCCGGTGCCGGTCGACGTCGACCGCGCGGTGGCCGACCGGCTGTCCGCGTGGCAGCCCGCCGCCGCCGCACGCGGGGTGCACCTCGTGCTGGACGGCGAACCCGGTGGCACCGTCCTCGCGCCGCCACGCGGGGTGGAGGCGGTGCTGGACGCGTTGCTGGACAACGCCCTCAAGTTCACCCGTGACGACACCCTCGTGCACGTGGACGTCCGACGGACCGGGCAGACCGTGGTGCTGTCGGTGCGCGACGAAGGACCCGGGCTCGCGCCGGACGACCTGGAACGGGCCTTCGACCGGTTCTGGCGGGCGCCCGAGCACCAGAACGTGCGCGGCTCCGGCCTCGGCCTGGCCCTGGTGCGGCAGATCGTCGGCCGGGTCGACGGCACGGTCCACCTCGAAGCACCCGACCCGGGCGGACTGCGGGTCGTGGTGGAACTGCCGGGCGTCAGACCTTGACGTCGCGGTAGTACCTGGTCGCGCCGGGGTGCAGCGGGATCGGCGTCGTCTCGATCGCCGACCGGGTGTCCAGCGACCGCGCGGCCGGGCTCACCTCGGCCAACGTGCGCTGCGCCGCGAACAGCCCCCGCGTCAACGCCTCCGCCAGGTCGTCGGACACCGTGTCGTTCACCATCAGGAAGTTGCGCACGACCAGCGTCTTGATCGCGCCGCCCGGGATCGGGTAGGAGGACGCGGGCAGCGTCGCCCACCCGTACACCGGGTGCCTCTCGACCATGCGCGGCACGACGTCGGCCAGGTCGACCAGCCGCAGCCCGACGACGCCCGCCAGGTCGGTGATCGTCTTGGTCGGCACGCCGCCGGACCAGAAGAACGCGTCCAGCGTGCCCGCGACCATGGCGTTCTTGCCGGACTCCAGGTCGAGGTGCCGCACCTGCAGGTCGGTGTCCGGATCGATGCCGGCCACGTCCAGCAGCAGCTCGGCGATGAACCGGGTGCCCGACACGGCCGCACCCGTCGAGACCCGCAGGCCGCGCAGGTCGGCGAGCTTGTGCACGGGCAGGTCGGCGCGCACGACCAACTGGAAGTAGTCGTCGTGCATGCGGGCCAGCGCGTACAGCCGGTGCTCGCCGGCCATGACCTGCGCGGTCCCGATCGCCGCCGCGGCGTCGGCCTGCGCGAACCCGACCTGCGCCCGGTTCGTGCGCAGTCGGCCCAGGTTGTCGACCGCGCCGTCGGTCACGTCGACCGCCGGCCGCGCCACCCCCGGCGACCGCTCCCACTCGGTCGCCAACGCCTTGCCGAGCGCGTAGTACTCGCCCGCCGTGCCGCCGGCCGCGATCGTCAGCCGCACGGTCGAGAAGTCCACCGAGCAGGCCGTCGCGGACAGCACGACAAGGGCCAGCGCGATCCCGAGCACGCGTGCGCGCAGCAAACCCGACACCCGCGCATCGTCCCACGTCCACGCTCTACGCTGGAGCCGACGGAAGGATTGGACGCAGTGACCCGCACATACCAGATCCGCACGTTCGGCTGTCAGATGAACGTGCACGACTCCGAGCGCCTCGCCGGCCTGCTGGAGGACTCCGGCTACGCGCCGGCGGCCGGTGACGCCGCGCCCGACGTGGTCGTGTTCAACACGTGCGCCGTGCGGGAGAACGCGGACAACAAGCTCTACGGCACCCTCGGCCACCTCGCGCCCGCCAAAACCGCCAACCCCGACATGCAGATCGCGGTCGGCGGCTGCCTCGCGCAGAAGGACCAGGGCGAGATCGTCAAACGCGCGCCGTGGGTCGACGTCGTGTTCGGCACGCACAACCTCGGGTCGTTGCCCGCGCTGCTCGAACGCGCCCGGCACAACCGCGAGGCCCAGGTCGAGATCCTGGACTCGCTGGAGACGTTCCCCTCGACGCTGCCCGCGCGCCGCGACTCGGCGTACTCGGGCTGGGTGTCGGTGTCGGTGGGCTGCAACAACACGTGCACCTTCTGCATCGTGCCGTCGCTTCGCGGCAAGGAGAAGGACCGGCGGCCCGGCGAGGTGCTCGCCGAGGTGCGCGCGCTGGTGGCCGAAGGCGTGCTCGAAGTGACGTTGCTCGGCCAGAACGTCAACTCCTACGGCGTCGAGTTCGGCGACCGGTACGCGTTCGGCAAGCTCCTGCGCGCCACCGGCACGATCGAGGGTCTCGAGCGGGTCCGGTTCACCTCGCCGCACCCCAAGGACTTCACCGACGACGTGATCGCGGCGATGGCCGAGACGCCGACCGTGTGCCACCAGCTGCACATGCCGTTGCAGTCCGGTTCGGACCGCGTGCTCAAGGAGATGCGCCGCTCGTACCGGACCGGGCGGTACCTGTCGATCCTGGAGAACGTGCGCGCGGCCATGCCGGACGCGGCCATCACCACGGACATCATCGTGGGCTTCCCCGGCGAGACCGAGGAGGACTTCCAGGCCACCCTGGACGTGGTCCGTGAGGCGCGGTTCACCGGCGCGTTCACGTTCCAGTACTCGAAGCGGCCCGGCACGCCCGCCGCGTCGCTGCCCGACCAGCTGCCCAAGCAGGTCGTGCAGGAGCGGTACGACCGGCTGATCGCGGTGCAGAACGCCATGTCGTGGGAGCTGAACAAGGAGCAGGTCGGCCGCCGGGTAGAGCTGCTCGTGGCCGCCGGCGAAGGGCGCAAGGACGCGGAGACGCACCGGCTGTCGGGTCGGGCGCGCGACGGACGGCTCGTCCACTTCACCCCGGGCGACGCGGCCGTGCGGCCGGGAGACGTCGTCGAGACCGTGGTGACCTACGCGGCCCCGCACAACCTGATCGCCGACGGCCGGCTGCTGTCGCACCGCCGCACGCTCGCGGGCGACCGGTCCGAGGCCGGTCTCAAGCCCAAGACCGCCGGGGTGACGCTGGGCCTGCCGTCGTTCGGCAAGCCGGCGCCGCTGCCCGCGCCGGTCGGCGGGTGCTCGACCGGATGAGCGACTTCGACGACGAACTGCGCGACGAGATCGACCGGGTGGGCAGATCGGCGGCGAAGCGGTTCGAGCCGGGCAGGGGTGCCCTGGTCATCGCGGTGGCCGTGCTGGTGGTCCTGGTGTCGCTCGTGCTGCCGTGGGTGGGCGGCGACCCGGGGCTGAGCGTGCTGGCCGGGCCGGCGCCGGCCGTGCCCAGGGTGTTCGCGTACCTGGCGCTGGTGTCGGGCGTGCTGCTGCCCGCCGTGACGCTGGGCCTGCGTCGCTGGGTGCTGGCCTGGGTGTCGGCGTTGGGCTGCTTCGCGGCCACCGTGTGCGGCGTGCTGTCGATCTGGACGACCCAGACGACGACCGGCCACCACCCCGGTCCGGGTCCCGGCTTCGGCCTGATCCTGGCCGTCCTCGCCGTGGCGACCCTGCTGGTCCGCTGGCTGCGCATCGCCGCGTCCCGCCACTGATCCGCGAGTCCTCCACTCGGACACCGCGAAATACGCCCTCAGGCACCCTGAAATACACGTTCGGACACGACACGGGCGCCGCGAGTGAAGACTCGCGACGCCCGTGTCGTGTGCTTGCGGACTACCGGGTGGCCACGGCCTGCTCGGCCGCCGCCAGCCACTCGCGCCACTGCTTGGCCTGGGCCTCGGCCTGCTCGGCACGGCGCTTGTCGCCCGCCGAACGCGCCTTCTCCGCCTGGGCCTCGAACTGCTCCACGCGCTCGCGGAACTGCGCCACGCGGGCCTCGGCCTCCGGGTCGGACCGGCGCCACTGGGCGTCGACCGCGCCGCGGACCTTCTCCTCGATCGAGCGGAGCTTGCCCTCCAGCTCGCGGACCCGCTCGCGCGGCACCTTGCCGATCGCGTCCCACCGCTCCTGGATGCGGTAGAGCTGCTGGCGGGCCGTCTCCAGGTCGTGCGACGGGTCGATGTGCTCGGCCTCGGCGAGCAGCTCCTCCTTGAGCTTGGCGTTGGTCGAGAACTCGGCGTCACGCTCGGAGAACGCCTCCGACCGCCGCGCGAAGAACGCGTCCTGCGCCGCCCGGAACCGCTGCCACAGGGAGTCGTCGGCCTCCTTGGGCGCACGCCCGGCGGCCTTCCACTCGACCATCAGGTCCTTGTAGCGCCCGGCCGTGACACCCCAGTCGTCGGACGAGACCAGCGACTCGGCCTCCTCCACCAGCTCCTGCTTGCGGGCCTTGGCCACGCCGCGCTGCCGGTCCAGGTCCGCGAAGTGCGAACCACGCCGCCGGTTGAACGCGTCGCGCGCCTTGGAGAACCGCCGCCACAGCTGCTCGTCGGTCTTGCGGTCGACACCCCGGATCGTCTTCCACTCGTCCAGGATCGCCCGCAGCCGGTCGCCCGCCGCCTTCCACTGGGTGGACTCGTTGGCCAGGACCTCGGCCTCCTCCACCAGCTCCAGCTTGCGCGCGCTCGCCGCCGCGCGGGCCTCGTCCTTCGCGACCTTGGCGGCCTCGATGCCCTCCTCGGCCTTGGCCAGGACGAACTCGACGCGCGCGGTCAGCGCCGCGAGGTCGCCGACCACGGCGGCCTCGGCCAGCTGCTCCTGGACGTGCTTGGCGCTGGTCGACGCGTGCTTCGGGTCGCCCGCCCCCGACGACAGGCGGGTCACCAGCAGCTCGACCTCGGTACGCAGGTCGTCGAACCGGCGCGCGAAGTGCGCGAGTCCCTCGGCGGGTTCGCCCGCCTGCCAGGAACCCACCGCCCGCTCGCCGTCGGCCGTCTTGACGTAGACGGTGCCGTCGGCGTCCACGCGCCCCCAGCGGTCAGGGTGGTCCGACGCGACGGGGACCGGCGCGGGCGCCGCCGCGCCCTCCGCGCGAGTCTCCTCGACCACCGCCCCCGCACCACTGCCACCAGTGGTTCCCGGTGTCGTCTCGTGCTCGGTCATCGCCGGCTTCCTCCTCGCCTAACCACTTCGTGGTGCCCGTGCCGACCACGGGCGCCCCGCCGATGACGGGGCCCAGCACCCGGGTAGGGCGACTGTTCGGCAGCCACCTGATACCCCGCGCGCATTCAAACAGGTCAGGGCCGACCTCGGTACTGGTGGTGTCCGATGAGTAGCGTTGACGTCCATGATCCCGCGTCTCGCCGTCGTGCCGCACCCGCCGCTGCTGGTGCCCGAACTGGTCCCCGGCGCCGTGGCGGACACGGCCGCCGTGCGGGCCGCCTGCGTTGCCGCGGCACGGGAATTGACCGCACTGTCACCCGATTGGGTGGCTGTCGGGGTGGACCCGTCGGGGCCTCGGGTCGTCGAGCGGGTAACGAGTACGTTTCGAGGTTTCGGGGTCGACGTCCCGGTTCGGCTGTCGGACGACGCCGTCGACCACGACCCGGAACTCCCGCTGCCCGCCCTCGTCGCCGCGTGGCTGAGGGAACAGGCGGGTGCGCGCAGCGTGCGCGTCCACCTGGTCGCGCCCGACACCCCCCTGGACGAGTGCCTCGCGCTCGGCGCCGACCTGGCCGGCGGCCCGCTGCTGGTCCTGGGCGACGGGTCGCACCGGCACGGCGAGCGGGCCGTCGGACGGGCGGACGAGCGCGCGGGGGCGTTCGACGACGAGGTCGGCCGGGCGCTCGCCGAGGCCGACCGGGATGCGCTGAAGGCGCTCGACACCGACCTCGCGGCCGAACTGGGCGCCGCCGGGCGGGCCGCGTGGCAGGTGCTCGCGGGCGTGCCGGGCGACTGGCGGTGCGTCCGGTCGGAGTTCTCGGCACCGTTCGGCGTCGGGTACCACGTCGCCGTGTGGGAGGCGTGATGCGCCGGCCCGTGGCCGTCGTCGGCCCCACCGCGACCGGCAAGTCCGACCTGGCCGTACGGCTCGCCGAGGACCTCGACGGCGAGGTGGTCAACGCCGACGCGTTGCAGCTCTACCGCGGCATGGACATCGGCACAGCCAAGATCACCGAGGACGAGCGGCACGGCGTGCCGCACCACCTGCTCGACGTGCTCGACGTGACCGAGACCGCGGCCGTCGCCGCCTACCAGCGCGACGCCCGCGCGACCGTGGAGAAGATCCTCGCCGCCGACCGCACGCCCGTGCTGGTCGGCGGTTCCGGCCTGTACGTCCAGGCCGTGCTCGACGACCTGGAGTTCCCCGGCACCGACGACGCCATCAGGGCCGCGTTGGAGCGTGAACTGGAGACCCTGGGCGCGCAGGCGCTGCACGACCGGCTCGCCCGGGTGGACCCGGTGGCGGCGCTGGCGATCCTGCCGTCCAACGGCCGCCGCGTGGTCCGCGCGCTGGAGGTCGTCGAACTCACCGGCCGGCCGTTCTCCGCCACGCTGCCCAAACCCGGACCGGCCCGCTGGGACACGGTCCTGATCGGCCTGGACCGCGACGTGTCCGAACTGGACGACCGGGTCAACCGGCGGGTCGCCGACATGTTCGGCGCGGGCCTGGCCGACGAGGTGCGCACCTTGGAGGCGCAGGGTCTGCGCGAAGGACGCACGGCCGCGCGGGCGTTGGGCTACCAGCAGGTGCTCGCGTCGTTCGACGGCGAGTACGACATGCTCACCGCCGCCGCGGCCACCGCGCAGGGCACGCGCCGGTTCGTCCGCCGGCAGCGGTCGTGGTTCCGCCGCGACCGCCGGGTGCGCTGGTTCGACGCGGCCGACGCGGGCCTGGTCGCGGACGTCCTCGCCCACGCGGCCCAGTAGCCTGGTCGGCGTGGGAGTCGAGTTTCTGAAGGGCCACGGCACCGAGAACGACTTCGTCGTGCTGCCCGATCCGGACGGCCTGTTGGACCTGACCGAGGAGCGCGTCCGCGTGCTCTGCGACCGGCAGGGCGGGCTGGGCGGCGACGGCGTGCTGCGCGTGATCAGGCTCGACATGGGCCCGTGGTTCATGGACTACCGCAACGCCGACGGCTCGATCGCGGAGATGTGCGGAAACGGGGTGCGCGTCTTCGCACGGTATCTGGTCGACGCGGGCCTGGTACCGCGCGGCGAGTTCACGGTGAGCACGCGCGGCGGCAA includes the following:
- a CDS encoding EcsC family protein, yielding MVEERGLARVGQGAIENLLRVGIEGFGPFKSAQAMAAEALGRGLSRDEAVRYLIRRHVAAAGVQGFATNLGGLITLPVTLPANIAAAYLVQTHLIASIAAVRGHDLESDEVRTAILVCLLGNAGTELLKKAGIRVGAKLTMNLIERVPAHLIREINKRVGFTLLAKYGTSRASITLAKGVPLVGGVIGGGFDAVTTRAVGAFAHRFFSERADFDQPLVIDGEVVEIIEG
- a CDS encoding amino acid ABC transporter permease codes for the protein MSSVLFDVPGPRARVRHRVYGVVGALAVVAVLAFVAYRFAVSGQFSGSKWTWIEYTKIQTDLLAALLNTLKAFGAGAVLALLFGAVFAMARLSDHAVIRVPATVVVEFFRAVPLVVLIFMFHYGLALGAPFFSVVLGLTLYNGAVLAEVFRAGVLSLPRGQSEAAYALGMAKSQVMRLVLLPQALRVMLPAIVSQLVVLLKDTALGFLITYEELLYYARYLGGDFQFGRPLVPITISVAALYIAMCLLLTWLATTLEKRNRRSRKVVAAPQDDPLPA
- a CDS encoding amino acid ABC transporter permease, whose protein sequence is MDVLLDNLDLYGPGFLDTVELFLLSGTGALVLGVVLAMLRVSPVPVLRAAGATYVTIVRNTPLTLVFFFFAFAFPLLGIVNTRDFGSYYFVAAVIALTLYTAAFVCEVMRAGINTVPVGQAEASRALGLTFGQMLGSVVLPQALRAVVPPMVSTLNALLKNTTIAAGFSVFQAGSISLNLAERGEDQLVGLAWVALFFVVLVIPMTLLQRSLEKRWSIAR
- a CDS encoding glutamate ABC transporter substrate-binding protein translates to MRVRTLAVALLASGLALTACGKEGSPGEGTPAPTQAVAQDVKVEGSPTFDKIKSRGKVIIGVKEDQPGLGLKDSKTGKFTGFDIEIAKLIAAKLGFTEDKIEYKAIASAGREQALINGDVDYYVGTYTINAKRKEQIGFAGPYFTAGQDLLVRKGDDSIKGPDTLKGKKVCSVTGSTPIQYVKTNALTEPENILEFQNYSQCVQQLDQGAVDAVTTDDAILKGYASLEPDKFRVVGKPFTKEPYGVGLAKDDKALRTKINDILDEAISGSAWQQIYDATLGKSGSSADKPVIDRY
- a CDS encoding amino acid ABC transporter ATP-binding protein — its product is MIRIAGVDKFFGHLHVLKDVHLEVPKGQVVVVLGPSGSGKSTLCRTINRLEPVDRGQIEVDGRPLPAEGRALAKLRAEVGMVFQSFNLFAHKSIVDNVMLAPVKVRRLPAAEARKTAMELLERVGIANQAEKFPAQLSGGQQQRAAIARALAMRPKVMLFDEPTSALDPEMVQEVLDVMTTLAKEGMTMLVVTHEMGFARKAADRVVFMADGEIVEDAKPEEFFSSPKSNRAKDFLGKILTH
- a CDS encoding response regulator transcription factor, coding for MRVLLVEDDDRVAEALVPALTRRGFTVVRQATGRGTLDRLAGIDVVLLDLGLPDMDGVTLCRHIRAASDVAIIVVSARGEIDDRILGLHAGADDYLVKPYDVGELVARVHAVRRRRGDPVSTATAVFEVADVRLDLARHEVTVGGEPVALSRKEFQVFALVVAAGGAVCTRERIIAEVWGRSWAGANRTLDVHVATLRTKLGRPALLETVRGVGYRLNADGP
- a CDS encoding sensor histidine kinase; the protein is MRSRLLGIVLALVVLLLVGLGLPLGRGIAAAAQQELFLDRLTDTNRFASLAQRPLVDGQPSAITEELRRYQEVYGIRVALVDQDRRVLASSADVQVSGDVSARVDVALAGREPTEPDLVLPWDDTELVLAEPVLVDGDVRGAVVTLSPTGKTRRAVVFWWLVLLAGSLLALAVAVFAALPLVRWTLRPVRALDDATGTLLAAVVSGRPVPPVDSSSGPPELRQLARSFDQMAANVSDVLAAQRAFVADASHQLRNPLTALRLRLSNLDGQVSGDALTHQVAALDEADRLNRILDELLALARAGAASVDPVPVDVDRAVADRLSAWQPAAAARGVHLVLDGEPGGTVLAPPRGVEAVLDALLDNALKFTRDDTLVHVDVRRTGQTVVLSVRDEGPGLAPDDLERAFDRFWRAPEHQNVRGSGLGLALVRQIVGRVDGTVHLEAPDPGGLRVVVELPGVRP